Proteins encoded by one window of Collimonas fungivorans:
- a CDS encoding AraC family transcriptional regulator — protein MQPDLELIQKVQYQSFRVWSHGYPHQVARWHYHPEYELHYLRETRGKMFVGDYIGDCGPGNLVFTGPNIPHNWVSELAPGVSVAERDLVLQFGAEFVQDCMALFPEFGQVQNLLSEARLGVQFGKEAEARAHETMSAMLSASDTRRVILFLDLLDYLSHAPRVRLASPSYDPSIDQRRNAVINQVLAYILENYTADLREADVAELARMAGAAFSRFFRKNTGLTFVQYINHLRLNRACELLMNSELSVTDICYRVGFNNVSHFNHQFLQKKQMSPSKFRACHLTQGSCGSSQSAAQ, from the coding sequence ATGCAGCCGGACCTTGAGCTTATCCAGAAAGTGCAGTACCAGTCGTTCCGCGTCTGGTCCCACGGCTATCCGCACCAGGTAGCGCGCTGGCATTACCATCCCGAGTACGAGCTGCACTATTTGCGCGAGACCCGCGGCAAGATGTTTGTCGGCGACTATATCGGCGATTGCGGACCGGGCAACCTAGTGTTTACCGGCCCCAACATTCCGCACAACTGGGTGAGCGAACTGGCGCCAGGCGTCAGCGTGGCGGAGCGCGACCTGGTGCTGCAGTTCGGGGCTGAATTCGTACAGGATTGCATGGCGTTGTTTCCCGAATTCGGCCAGGTACAGAACCTGCTCAGCGAAGCGCGCCTTGGCGTGCAGTTCGGCAAGGAGGCGGAGGCGCGCGCACATGAAACCATGAGCGCCATGCTCAGCGCCAGCGATACCCGGCGTGTGATCTTGTTCCTCGATTTGCTGGATTATCTGTCGCATGCGCCGCGCGTGCGGCTGGCCAGCCCCAGCTACGACCCCAGCATCGACCAGCGCCGCAACGCCGTCATCAACCAGGTGCTGGCGTATATCCTGGAAAACTACACCGCCGACCTGAGGGAAGCCGACGTTGCCGAGCTGGCGCGCATGGCCGGCGCCGCCTTCTCGCGCTTCTTCCGCAAGAATACCGGCCTGACCTTCGTCCAGTACATCAACCATCTGCGGCTCAACCGCGCCTGCGAGCTGTTGATGAACAGCGAGTTGTCGGTGACCGATATCTGTTATCGGGTGGGCTTCAATAACGTCTCGCATTTCAATCACCAGTTCTTGCAGAAAAAGCAGATGTCGCCGTCCAAGTTCAGGGCCTGCCATCTGACGCAAGGCAGTTGCGGCTCCAGCCAGTCCGCCGCCCAATAA
- a CDS encoding ABC transporter ATP-binding protein has product MASIVCEKLVKHYEGNPVVHDFSMEIADAEFIVLLGPSGCGKSTILRMMAGLEEISDGALHIGARQVNDLPPRERDIAMVFQNYALYPHMTVYDNMAFGLRRLKTPEGEISQRVGQVAQMLNLLPLLQRKPKQMSGGQQQRVAIGRAMIKTPAVFLFDEPLSNLDAKLRAQLRGDIKRLHRQLATTSVYVTHDQLEAMTLADRIVLLKAGRIEQVGTPAEIYNHPISRFAAGFIGTPAMNFIDCVASHADGMIVLNSGEARWRLPQSQFAIGDGQSVVLGVRPNHMFTTSAGDQQIEILGQVDLVELLGAESLVSLLHAGKEITALVPANRCPQIGEQVCFNVSMNDLHVFDAETGRSLVLRH; this is encoded by the coding sequence ATGGCCAGCATTGTTTGCGAAAAACTAGTAAAGCACTACGAAGGCAACCCGGTGGTCCACGATTTCAGCATGGAAATCGCGGACGCCGAATTCATCGTGCTGCTCGGCCCTTCCGGCTGCGGCAAATCGACCATCTTGCGCATGATGGCCGGGCTGGAAGAAATCAGCGACGGCGCCTTGCATATCGGCGCCAGGCAAGTGAATGACTTGCCGCCGCGCGAACGCGATATCGCCATGGTGTTCCAGAACTACGCCTTGTATCCGCACATGACGGTCTACGACAACATGGCTTTCGGTCTGCGTCGCCTGAAAACGCCGGAAGGCGAGATCAGCCAGCGGGTCGGGCAGGTAGCGCAGATGCTCAACCTGTTGCCGCTGTTGCAACGCAAGCCGAAGCAGATGTCGGGCGGCCAGCAGCAACGGGTGGCGATCGGCCGCGCCATGATCAAGACGCCGGCGGTATTCCTGTTCGATGAGCCGCTCTCCAACCTGGATGCCAAGCTGCGTGCCCAGCTGCGCGGCGACATCAAGCGCCTGCACCGGCAATTGGCTACCACCTCGGTCTATGTTACCCACGACCAGCTGGAAGCGATGACGCTGGCCGACCGCATTGTGCTCCTGAAAGCGGGGCGGATCGAGCAGGTCGGCACGCCGGCGGAAATTTACAACCACCCGATATCCAGGTTCGCAGCCGGATTCATCGGCACGCCGGCCATGAATTTCATCGATTGCGTCGCTAGCCATGCAGATGGGATGATCGTCCTGAATAGCGGCGAAGCCCGATGGCGCTTGCCGCAGTCCCAGTTTGCCATCGGTGACGGCCAATCCGTCGTGCTGGGAGTACGGCCTAACCACATGTTCACCACCAGCGCAGGGGACCAGCAGATTGAAATACTGGGACAGGTCGACCTTGTGGAGCTGCTGGGAGCCGAGTCGCTAGTCAGCCTGTTGCACGCGGGAAAGGAAATCACTGCGCTGGTGCCCGCCAACCGTTGTCCGCAAATAGGGGAGCAAGTATGTTTTAATGTCTCGATGAACGACCTGCATGTGTTCGATGCAGAGACAGGTCGCAGCCTGGTATTGCGCCATTGA
- the msrB gene encoding peptide-methionine (R)-S-oxide reductase MsrB produces MKIGLGAVAVSSLLGRAVAAPLAAANPGTDVTIDLFSPAGKLDKTVRVPKLVKADADWRKQLSEIAYLVARQAGTERPFTGKDWNNHKDGLYRCICCDTAVFDSRTKFESGTGWPSFWQPISAANVVGETDRSFGMQRTAVSCRLCDAHLGHVFDDGPKPTGLRYCMNSAAMRFAARA; encoded by the coding sequence ATGAAAATCGGCTTGGGCGCCGTCGCGGTCAGCAGTTTGCTGGGGCGAGCCGTAGCTGCGCCGCTGGCAGCTGCAAACCCGGGCACCGACGTGACCATCGATCTGTTTTCTCCCGCCGGCAAGCTGGACAAGACGGTCCGCGTCCCCAAACTGGTAAAGGCGGACGCCGACTGGCGCAAGCAGCTTTCCGAGATCGCCTATCTGGTTGCGCGTCAGGCAGGAACGGAGCGGCCATTTACTGGCAAAGACTGGAATAACCACAAAGATGGCTTGTATCGTTGCATCTGCTGCGATACCGCGGTGTTCGATTCCAGGACCAAGTTCGAATCGGGCACCGGCTGGCCGAGTTTCTGGCAACCGATTTCGGCGGCTAACGTTGTCGGCGAAACCGACCGCAGTTTTGGCATGCAGCGTACGGCCGTATCTTGCCGCCTGTGCGATGCCCATCTGGGGCATGTATTTGACGATGGCCCCAAGCCGACTGGCCTACGCTATTGCATGAACTCGGCAGCCATGCGATTTGCTGCCCGCGCATGA
- a CDS encoding NAD(P)-dependent alcohol dehydrogenase — MKALVLEKQHDIRLREIDLPLAIGPRDVKIKIHTVGVCGSDVHYYQHGNIGSFVMHEPMVLGHEASGVVTEIGADVRHLQVGDRVCMEPGVPDFESKAVRLGLYNLDPAVRFWATPPIHGCLTPFVSHPAAFTFRLPDNVSFAEGAIVEPLAIGLQAATKARIKPGDLAVVIGAGTIGMMTALAALAGGCSRVVICDLVQEKLDLIHAYPGITTVNLRQQSLLETVIGLSGEWGADIVFEASGSDKAYDGIFDLLCPGGCLVLVGMPANKVAIDIVAIQAKEIRIESVFRYANIFPRALALIASGKIDVKPFISRSFKFADGVAAFEAAASGNPHDVKIQIELE, encoded by the coding sequence ATGAAAGCCCTGGTTCTCGAAAAACAGCATGACATCCGGTTACGTGAAATTGACTTGCCGCTGGCCATCGGTCCGCGCGACGTCAAGATCAAGATCCATACGGTCGGCGTCTGCGGCAGCGACGTGCATTATTATCAGCACGGCAATATCGGTTCCTTCGTGATGCACGAACCGATGGTGCTGGGGCATGAAGCCTCCGGCGTGGTGACCGAAATCGGCGCCGACGTCAGGCACCTGCAGGTAGGCGACCGCGTCTGCATGGAGCCCGGCGTGCCGGATTTTGAATCGAAGGCGGTCCGACTTGGCCTTTACAATCTCGATCCGGCCGTGCGCTTCTGGGCGACACCGCCGATCCATGGCTGCCTGACGCCGTTTGTCTCGCATCCGGCTGCGTTTACTTTCAGGCTGCCGGACAATGTCAGCTTCGCCGAAGGCGCAATCGTCGAGCCGCTGGCGATCGGCTTGCAGGCCGCCACCAAGGCCAGGATCAAGCCGGGCGACCTGGCGGTGGTGATCGGCGCCGGCACAATCGGCATGATGACGGCGCTGGCGGCGCTGGCAGGCGGCTGCAGCCGGGTGGTGATCTGCGACCTGGTGCAGGAAAAACTGGATCTGATCCATGCCTATCCCGGCATCACCACGGTCAATTTGCGCCAGCAATCGCTGCTGGAAACCGTGATCGGCCTGAGCGGCGAGTGGGGCGCCGATATCGTGTTCGAGGCCAGCGGCAGCGACAAGGCTTACGATGGCATCTTCGACCTGCTGTGCCCGGGCGGCTGCCTGGTGCTGGTAGGCATGCCAGCCAACAAGGTGGCCATCGATATCGTAGCGATCCAGGCCAAGGAAATCCGCATCGAATCGGTATTCCGCTATGCGAATATCTTCCCGCGCGCACTAGCCCTGATCGCTTCCGGCAAGATCGACGTCAAGCCTTTCATTTCGCGTTCTTTCAAGTTCGCCGACGGTGTCGCTGCCTTCGAGGCTGCCGCCAGCGGCAATCCGCACGACGTCAAGATCCAGATCGAATTGGAGTAA
- the xylB gene encoding xylulokinase produces MYLGIDLGTSEIKAMLVDGDNKAVASSAVKQSISRPYPLWSEQSPENWWQASCDALDQLRAAAPAAFAAVRAIGISGQMHGAVLLDARHRVLRPAILWNDSRSFAECVELETLVPESRQITGNLAMPGFTAPKLLWLQKHEPAVFRSISKVLLPKDYLVYRLTGELVSDMSDAAGTLWLDVARRDWSERMLEATGLGREQMPVLIEGRDVAGQLKDDLVRQWGFSGKVLVAGGAGDNAAAAVGVGAVAPGSALVSLGSSGVIFVSNDHFSPNPAQAMHAFCHALPQRWCQMSVTLAATTSLSWATRLTGHSSEAAFARLAEDAVIETAPIFLPYLNGERTPHNNAQASGMFFGLSSNTDAAAIAYSVMEGVAFSLADGYAALGAAGTRVSQAVFVGGGARSRFWGSLVASSCGFALQRPVGGDLGAAFGAARLARMAATGEAAEVVCRSLPGDELIVPSAVLAARLKPRYERYKRLYLATNDNALQQPRAGLADF; encoded by the coding sequence ATGTACCTGGGAATCGACCTCGGCACTTCCGAGATCAAAGCCATGCTGGTGGATGGCGATAACAAGGCGGTCGCCAGCAGCGCCGTCAAGCAGAGCATCAGCCGGCCCTATCCGCTGTGGTCGGAGCAAAGCCCCGAAAACTGGTGGCAAGCAAGCTGCGACGCGCTGGATCAATTGCGGGCAGCGGCGCCGGCGGCATTTGCCGCGGTGCGCGCGATCGGCATCTCGGGCCAGATGCACGGCGCGGTCCTGCTCGATGCGCGCCATCGGGTGCTGCGGCCGGCGATCCTGTGGAACGACAGCCGTTCTTTCGCCGAATGCGTCGAATTGGAAACGCTGGTGCCGGAATCGCGCCAGATCACAGGCAACCTGGCCATGCCGGGTTTCACCGCGCCCAAGCTGCTGTGGCTGCAAAAGCATGAACCAGCCGTGTTTCGCAGTATCTCCAAGGTGCTGCTGCCCAAGGATTACCTGGTGTACCGCCTTACGGGGGAACTGGTGTCGGACATGTCGGATGCCGCCGGCACCTTGTGGCTGGATGTGGCACGGCGCGACTGGTCGGAGCGCATGCTGGAAGCGACCGGGCTCGGCCGCGAGCAGATGCCGGTCTTGATCGAGGGGCGCGATGTGGCCGGCCAGCTGAAGGATGACCTGGTTCGCCAGTGGGGCTTCAGCGGCAAAGTGCTGGTAGCCGGCGGCGCCGGCGATAATGCCGCCGCCGCGGTCGGGGTGGGGGCTGTGGCCCCCGGCAGCGCCCTGGTGTCGCTCGGCAGCTCAGGCGTGATATTCGTCTCGAACGATCATTTTTCTCCGAATCCGGCGCAGGCGATGCACGCTTTCTGTCATGCCTTGCCGCAGCGCTGGTGCCAGATGAGCGTGACGCTGGCCGCTACCACCAGCCTGTCATGGGCCACGCGCCTGACCGGACACAGCAGTGAAGCGGCGTTTGCGCGGCTGGCGGAAGATGCCGTGATCGAAACGGCGCCGATTTTCCTGCCATACCTGAACGGTGAACGCACGCCGCATAACAATGCCCAGGCCAGCGGCATGTTCTTCGGCCTGAGCTCGAACACCGATGCCGCTGCGATTGCCTACAGCGTGATGGAAGGCGTGGCATTTTCGCTGGCCGACGGCTATGCGGCGCTGGGGGCGGCAGGCACTCGCGTCAGCCAGGCTGTATTCGTCGGCGGCGGCGCCCGCAGCCGTTTCTGGGGTTCGCTGGTGGCCTCGTCCTGCGGCTTTGCGCTGCAGCGGCCGGTAGGCGGCGACCTTGGCGCCGCTTTCGGTGCAGCCCGGCTGGCGCGCATGGCGGCTACCGGCGAAGCGGCCGAGGTGGTATGCCGCAGCTTGCCGGGGGATGAGCTGATTGTGCCGTCCGCCGTGCTGGCGGCGCGCCTCAAGCCGCGCTATGAACGTTACAAGCGCTTGTATCTGGCGACGAATGACAACGCGCTGCAGCAGCCGCGGGCGGGCCTGGCAGACTTCTGA
- a CDS encoding carbohydrate ABC transporter permease, translating to MNKRHSSSLPYVFLLPPLLILAVLALVPTIGAIYLALRDRMLQYADSHFVWFENFLRLAADRRFLNAIKVSAQWEAVTVLGTLVVGVLLAVWLFDKTSPRARNLLSVLLIIPVLLPRVSAAFLWKFMFSPLLGIVSWLLGFVGLGNIAFLSDPALALLAVAFVDVWQWGLFFAVIVLKLLETLPPEPLEAARIDYARSWEVYALVALPMLRAPLVSLALIKMIESLRSFDLIYVMTKGGPGIATETLDMYAYSQGIGLSGDISYASAMAVLMMVLTTVLFTIIWKRAKKWQE from the coding sequence ATGAATAAACGCCATAGCTCTTCCTTGCCCTATGTGTTCCTGCTGCCGCCTCTGCTGATCCTGGCCGTGCTAGCGCTGGTGCCCACCATCGGCGCGATCTACCTGGCGCTGCGCGACCGCATGCTGCAATACGCCGACAGCCATTTCGTCTGGTTCGAGAATTTTTTGCGGCTGGCGGCGGACCGCCGTTTCCTCAACGCCATCAAAGTCTCGGCGCAATGGGAAGCGGTTACCGTGCTAGGCACCCTGGTGGTGGGTGTGCTGCTGGCAGTCTGGCTGTTCGACAAAACCTCGCCTCGCGCGCGCAACCTGCTATCGGTGCTGCTGATTATCCCGGTGCTGCTGCCGCGGGTGTCGGCAGCCTTCCTGTGGAAATTCATGTTCTCGCCCTTGCTGGGCATTGTCAGCTGGCTGCTGGGTTTTGTCGGCCTTGGCAACATCGCATTCCTGTCCGATCCCGCCCTGGCGCTGCTGGCGGTGGCGTTTGTCGATGTCTGGCAATGGGGTTTGTTCTTTGCGGTGATAGTGCTGAAGCTGCTGGAAACCTTGCCGCCGGAACCGCTGGAAGCTGCGCGCATCGACTACGCCCGCAGCTGGGAAGTGTATGCCCTGGTGGCGCTGCCGATGCTGCGGGCGCCGCTGGTCAGCCTGGCGCTGATCAAGATGATCGAGTCGCTGCGTTCGTTCGACCTGATCTATGTCATGACCAAGGGCGGTCCCGGCATCGCCACCGAGACGCTGGACATGTACGCCTATTCCCAAGGAATCGGTTTGTCCGGCGATATCTCCTACGCCTCCGCGATGGCGGTCCTGATGATGGTGCTGACCACCGTGCTGTTTACAATCATTTGGAAGCGAGCAAAAAAATGGCAAGAATAA